One segment of Altererythrobacter sp. Root672 DNA contains the following:
- a CDS encoding aspartate aminotransferase family protein: MSITPLMPVYPRCDVRPVRGEHCHLISEDGTRYLDFAAGIAVNLLGHSHQGLIGAIQHQAATLMHVSNLYGSPQGERLAQRLVDLTFADTVFFTNSGAEAVEAAIKTARAYHQYQGSEERFELITFNNAFHGRTMATISASSQEKMHKGFAPLLPGFRYVEFDDLEGAKAAIGPHTAGFLVEPIQGEGGIRVASQEFMSGLRELADQHDLMLVLDEVQTGVARTGTFYAYEQYGITPDILATAKGIGGGFPLGACLATEKAARGMTFGTHGSTYGGNPLAIAAGNAVLDAVANDEFLAEVIAKGERIRTRLEQFIGNYPELFEGVRGKGLMLGIKLKVEPRALMQHLRDRHQLLTAAAGDGTLRLLPPLVIGDAEIDEFFDKLSAGAADFPAQDAS; this comes from the coding sequence ATGTCGATCACGCCGCTCATGCCCGTTTACCCCCGGTGCGACGTACGGCCCGTACGCGGTGAGCACTGCCACCTCATCTCGGAAGACGGCACTCGTTATCTCGACTTTGCTGCCGGCATCGCGGTCAACCTGCTGGGCCATTCCCACCAGGGCTTGATCGGAGCGATCCAGCATCAAGCTGCCACGCTGATGCACGTGTCGAACCTCTACGGCAGTCCTCAAGGCGAACGCCTGGCGCAGCGCCTGGTCGACCTGACTTTCGCCGATACCGTGTTCTTCACCAATTCGGGCGCCGAAGCGGTCGAGGCCGCGATCAAGACGGCGCGCGCCTACCACCAGTACCAAGGTAGCGAAGAGCGGTTCGAGCTCATCACCTTCAACAACGCCTTCCATGGCCGGACGATGGCGACCATCAGCGCCTCGAGCCAGGAGAAGATGCACAAGGGCTTCGCCCCGCTCCTGCCCGGCTTCCGCTACGTCGAGTTCGACGACCTGGAAGGCGCCAAGGCTGCCATCGGTCCGCACACCGCGGGCTTCCTGGTCGAGCCGATCCAGGGCGAAGGCGGCATTCGCGTTGCCTCGCAGGAATTCATGAGCGGCCTGCGCGAGCTGGCCGACCAGCACGACCTGATGTTGGTTCTCGACGAAGTGCAGACCGGCGTCGCGCGTACCGGGACGTTCTACGCTTACGAGCAGTACGGCATAACTCCGGACATCCTGGCCACGGCAAAGGGCATCGGCGGCGGCTTCCCGCTCGGCGCTTGCCTCGCGACCGAGAAGGCGGCCCGGGGGATGACCTTCGGCACCCACGGTTCGACTTACGGCGGCAATCCGCTCGCCATAGCTGCAGGCAACGCGGTGCTCGACGCCGTCGCCAACGACGAGTTCCTTGCCGAGGTCATCGCCAAGGGCGAACGGATCAGGACCCGGCTCGAGCAGTTCATCGGCAACTATCCGGAACTGTTCGAAGGCGTGCGGGGCAAGGGCCTGATGCTTGGCATCAAGCTCAAGGTCGAACCGCGCGCGCTGATGCAGCATCTGCGGGATCGCCATCAGTTGCTCACCGCCGCTGCGGGAGACGGTACGCTGCGGTTGTTGCCGCCGCTGGTCATCGGCGACGCCGAGATCGACGAGTTCTTCGACAAGCTGTCGGCCGGTGCGGCGGACTTCCCGGCGCAGGACGCCAGCTGA
- a CDS encoding cold-shock protein, giving the protein MGYDKGRRGRGRDKRDGFGEEGFDPFSDGGAPRFGGDDWRSGGDRFGGGGDRFGGNREGGFGGGGPRGGFGGDRGGGGGAPRGGGMPAQVVGTGQGKVKFFNSQKGFGFIQRDEGGEDVFVHISQVERAGLEGLAEGQELQFNLVDRGGKVSAADLQVVGDVIKTEPKTTSPQRELTGEKATGTVKFFNSMKGFGFITRDDGKEDAFVHISAVERSGLPGINEGDRFQFDLEVDRRGKFSAVNLAPVQE; this is encoded by the coding sequence ATGGGTTATGATAAAGGCCGTCGCGGCCGGGGGCGCGACAAGCGGGACGGTTTCGGCGAAGAGGGTTTCGATCCATTCTCGGATGGTGGAGCTCCCCGTTTCGGTGGTGACGACTGGCGTTCCGGTGGTGACCGATTCGGTGGTGGCGGCGATCGCTTTGGCGGAAATCGCGAAGGTGGATTTGGCGGCGGCGGACCGCGTGGCGGCTTCGGCGGCGACCGTGGCGGCGGCGGTGGTGCACCGCGCGGCGGCGGCATGCCGGCGCAGGTGGTTGGCACCGGCCAGGGCAAGGTCAAATTCTTCAACAGCCAAAAGGGCTTCGGCTTCATCCAGCGTGATGAAGGCGGTGAGGACGTGTTCGTCCACATCAGCCAGGTCGAACGCGCTGGTCTCGAAGGCCTGGCCGAAGGTCAGGAACTGCAGTTCAACCTCGTCGATCGTGGTGGCAAGGTCTCTGCGGCCGACCTCCAGGTTGTCGGCGATGTGATCAAGACCGAGCCGAAGACCACCAGCCCTCAGCGCGAGCTGACCGGCGAAAAGGCCACCGGCACGGTGAAGTTCTTCAATTCGATGAAGGGCTTCGGATTCATCACGCGCGACGACGGCAAGGAAGATGCCTTCGTCCACATCAGCGCGGTGGAGCGTTCCGGTCTGCCTGGCATCAACGAAGGCGATCGCTTTCAGTTCGACCTCGAGGTCGACCGACGAGGTAAGTTCTCGGCGGTCAACCTTGCGCCCGTTCAAGAGTGA
- a CDS encoding TerC family protein, producing MISLALLSDPAAWLALFTLVVLEVILGIDNLIFIAILSNKLPPHQQQKARRIGLLLALGMRIGLLLVIGWLVTLKAPLFDLGISGSTGPHGEPTFETAMSGRDLILLAGGLFLLWKATKEIHHNMVPEEDSGELLDKTKGPVALTFGSAIVQIILLDMVFSVDSILTAVGMTDEVPIMIAAVMITVTIMLFAADPLARFIDKNPTLVMLALAFLVMIGLVLIADAFGVHVPKGYIYAAMGFSVGVECLNMVKRNRRLRKAKASEGNAA from the coding sequence ATGATTTCCCTGGCACTATTGTCCGATCCGGCCGCATGGCTCGCACTGTTCACCCTTGTCGTGCTCGAGGTAATTCTCGGCATCGACAACCTGATCTTTATCGCGATCCTTTCAAATAAACTTCCACCACACCAACAGCAAAAAGCAAGGCGGATCGGCCTTCTACTTGCATTAGGGATGAGAATTGGCCTGCTTTTGGTAATTGGCTGGCTGGTTACCTTGAAGGCGCCGCTGTTCGACTTGGGTATTTCAGGGAGCACGGGGCCTCACGGCGAGCCGACATTCGAAACGGCAATGTCTGGTCGTGACCTGATTCTCTTGGCAGGCGGCCTGTTCCTGTTGTGGAAGGCGACCAAGGAAATCCATCACAACATGGTGCCCGAAGAGGATTCGGGCGAATTGCTCGACAAGACCAAGGGCCCAGTGGCGCTCACCTTCGGCAGCGCGATCGTGCAGATCATCCTGCTCGACATGGTCTTCTCGGTCGATTCGATCCTTACCGCCGTCGGCATGACGGACGAGGTTCCGATCATGATCGCCGCCGTGATGATCACCGTCACCATCATGCTATTCGCTGCCGATCCGCTCGCGCGCTTCATCGACAAGAACCCGACGCTCGTCATGTTGGCCCTGGCCTTCCTGGTCATGATTGGCCTGGTGCTGATCGCCGATGCCTTCGGCGTCCACGTGCCCAAGGGCTACATCTACGCAGCGATGGGCTTCTCCGTCGGGGTCGAGTGCCTTAACATGGTCAAGCGCAACCGGCGCCTCCGGAAGGCCAAGGCCAGCGAAGGAAACGCGGCATGA
- a CDS encoding TIGR01244 family sulfur transferase, whose translation MSDFRKVTDSFWASPQIGLSDVAEARMLGFTLIINNRPEGEVDDQTSGREIAEATHAAGMDYCAIPVTPGGFSESQVDAMVTAIDGARGPVLAYCRSGTRSTLLWSLAQAARGMAPEDITAAAAGAGYDVGPIRPLIDTLIARRQG comes from the coding sequence ATGAGCGATTTCAGGAAAGTCACCGATTCGTTCTGGGCCAGCCCGCAGATCGGCCTTTCCGATGTCGCCGAGGCCCGCATGCTCGGGTTCACCCTGATCATCAACAATCGCCCCGAAGGCGAAGTCGATGACCAGACCTCTGGGCGAGAGATTGCGGAGGCCACTCATGCGGCCGGGATGGACTATTGCGCCATTCCCGTGACCCCCGGCGGCTTCAGCGAAAGCCAGGTCGATGCCATGGTCACGGCCATCGATGGCGCCCGCGGACCGGTGCTCGCCTACTGCCGCTCCGGTACCCGCTCGACCTTACTGTGGTCGCTCGCGCAAGCTGCGCGCGGTATGGCTCCGGAGGATATCACGGCTGCCGCGGCCGGGGCGGGCTACGACGTTGGTCCCATTCGACCACTCATCGACACGCTCATCGCTCGCCGTCAGGGCTGA
- a CDS encoding ammonium transporter yields the protein MIRKLLWGAGAIATSMVAATAAWAAETAEAVTDAAVTAVTAVPAEVAAPVAEAAAAVPNPGNNAWMMTSTILVLLMILPGLALFYGGLTRSKNMLSTMTQIGATAALAMLVWVMWGYGLAFGPEGNQFISWGKFFLAGVTPDSTAATFTDEVISEYIFICFQMTFAAITAALVLGSVVERMKFSAVMVFVAIWLTIVYFPIAHMVWEARGVFFVMGALDFAGGTVVHINAGVSALVAALILGKRRGYPTEPMPPHSLTLTMVGTGLLWVGWFGFNAGSALEANGSAALAMINTFVATASAGLFWMLTERVMGHKGSALGFCSGIVAGLVAVTPAAGNSGPFGAIVLGAVASVVCYFAVAKLKPALGYDDSLDAFGIHGIGGIIGAIGTGIVFSPALGGPGGDDFVIGAQLVTQVKTVLATIVISSVGTAIAIYIAKAVTGLRVSEQTEIEGLDIGEHGERAYN from the coding sequence ATGATCCGAAAACTTCTTTGGGGCGCGGGCGCGATTGCTACGTCGATGGTCGCTGCCACTGCCGCCTGGGCCGCGGAAACGGCTGAGGCCGTAACCGACGCGGCTGTCACTGCCGTCACCGCCGTTCCGGCCGAAGTCGCCGCGCCTGTGGCCGAAGCGGCTGCGGCCGTTCCCAACCCCGGCAACAACGCCTGGATGATGACCTCCACGATCCTCGTGCTGTTGATGATCCTCCCGGGCCTGGCGCTGTTCTACGGCGGCCTGACCCGTTCGAAGAACATGCTTTCGACCATGACCCAGATCGGCGCCACTGCCGCTCTCGCCATGCTCGTCTGGGTGATGTGGGGCTACGGTCTCGCGTTCGGCCCTGAAGGCAACCAGTTCATCAGCTGGGGCAAGTTCTTCCTCGCCGGCGTCACGCCTGACTCGACTGCCGCGACCTTCACCGACGAAGTCATCTCGGAATACATCTTCATCTGCTTCCAGATGACCTTCGCGGCAATCACCGCGGCGCTCGTCCTGGGCTCGGTTGTCGAGCGCATGAAGTTCTCGGCGGTAATGGTGTTCGTCGCCATCTGGCTGACGATCGTCTACTTCCCGATCGCGCACATGGTCTGGGAAGCCCGTGGCGTGTTCTTCGTGATGGGCGCTCTCGACTTCGCCGGCGGCACCGTGGTGCACATCAACGCCGGTGTCTCGGCGCTGGTTGCCGCGCTGATCCTCGGCAAGCGTCGTGGCTACCCGACCGAACCGATGCCGCCGCACAGCCTGACGCTGACCATGGTCGGCACCGGCCTGCTGTGGGTGGGCTGGTTCGGCTTCAACGCCGGTTCGGCGCTCGAAGCCAATGGCTCGGCCGCGCTCGCCATGATCAACACGTTCGTTGCTACCGCTTCGGCTGGCCTCTTCTGGATGCTGACCGAGCGCGTCATGGGCCACAAGGGTTCGGCGCTGGGCTTCTGCTCGGGTATCGTCGCCGGTCTGGTCGCGGTCACCCCGGCAGCCGGTAACTCGGGCCCGTTCGGTGCGATCGTGCTCGGCGCGGTGGCTTCGGTGGTCTGCTACTTCGCAGTCGCCAAGCTCAAGCCGGCTCTCGGTTATGACGACTCGCTCGACGCCTTCGGCATCCACGGCATCGGCGGCATCATCGGCGCCATCGGCACCGGCATCGTGTTCTCGCCGGCTCTCGGCGGACCGGGTGGCGACGACTTCGTGATCGGTGCGCAGCTGGTCACCCAGGTGAAGACCGTCCTCGCGACGATCGTCATCTCCTCGGTTGGCACGGCCATCGCGATCTACATTGCCAAGGCAGTCACCGGCCTGCGGGTGTCGGAACAGACCGAAATCGAAGGTCTCGACATCGGCGAGCACGGAGAGCGCGCCTACAACTAA
- a CDS encoding P-II family nitrogen regulator produces MKFIIAIIKPFKLDEVREALSAIGVAGMTVSEVKGFGRQKGQTEIYRGAEYSTNMLPKVKLEIAASDALAAQVVETIQQTASTDSIGDGKIFVLDLASTTRIRTGETGDNAL; encoded by the coding sequence ATGAAATTCATCATCGCCATCATCAAACCATTCAAGCTCGACGAGGTGCGCGAAGCCCTCAGTGCGATCGGCGTGGCTGGTATGACGGTCTCCGAGGTCAAGGGCTTCGGCAGGCAAAAGGGTCAAACCGAAATCTATCGTGGGGCCGAATACTCCACGAACATGCTGCCCAAGGTGAAGCTCGAGATCGCTGCCAGCGACGCATTGGCGGCGCAAGTGGTCGAGACCATCCAGCAAACTGCCAGCACGGACAGCATCGGCGACGGGAAGATCTTCGTGCTCGACCTCGCGTCGACCACGCGCATCCGCACCGGCGAAACCGGCGACAACGCGCTGTGA
- a CDS encoding endonuclease/exonuclease/phosphatase family protein has translation MQLTFASYNIHKGVGVDGRRDPDRIISVLRELHADVIALQEADRRFGERESILPKALLDETPWRAAPVNKRARSLGWHGNALLVRRDIEVVDAEALHLPTLEPRGAVRADLLFEGQRIRVLGAHLDLSGLLRRDQIKAMLHHCGHCETSCPTVLMGDFNQWGRTKGVMREFGSGWQTPMIGNSFPSRRPIAPLDRIVHSSEWACDNTHVHHSALAAVASDHLPVRATLRLSA, from the coding sequence GTGCAGCTCACCTTCGCCAGCTATAACATCCACAAGGGCGTGGGGGTCGATGGCCGCCGCGATCCCGACAGGATCATTTCGGTCCTGCGTGAACTGCACGCCGATGTGATCGCGCTGCAGGAGGCCGACCGGCGATTTGGCGAACGGGAGAGCATCCTGCCCAAGGCGCTGCTCGACGAAACGCCCTGGCGGGCAGCTCCAGTCAACAAACGAGCCCGTAGCCTTGGCTGGCACGGCAATGCCCTGCTGGTGCGCAGGGACATCGAGGTCGTCGATGCCGAGGCGTTGCACCTTCCGACGCTCGAGCCGCGCGGAGCGGTGCGGGCCGATCTGCTGTTTGAAGGCCAACGCATCCGCGTACTCGGCGCGCATCTCGACTTGTCGGGACTGCTCAGGCGCGATCAGATCAAGGCAATGCTGCATCACTGCGGCCACTGCGAAACCTCGTGCCCGACCGTGCTGATGGGCGACTTCAACCAGTGGGGCCGCACCAAGGGTGTCATGCGCGAGTTCGGCTCTGGCTGGCAGACCCCCATGATCGGCAACAGCTTCCCCAGCCGCCGGCCGATCGCTCCGCTGGATCGGATCGTGCATTCTTCGGAGTGGGCGTGCGACAACACCCACGTCCATCACAGCGCGCTGGCGGCCGTCGCATCCGATCACCTGCCGGTTCGCGCAACGCTCAGGCTCTCTGCCTAA
- a CDS encoding pyridoxamine 5'-phosphate oxidase family protein, translating into MAEFFEALNEKHAAMITAQPVFFVATAAEDARINLSPKGYDCFRILSPTRVAYLDLGGSGNETNAHLLADGRITLMFCNFQQPALILRIYGRGEPVVPWDRGWDELAAHFTMLPGTRQIFDIQVESVQTSCGYGVPIMELQRERPTLLKHHAQADPREWAGKYRTRRESIDGLPARATDRYIAGDPGTIPD; encoded by the coding sequence ATGGCTGAGTTCTTCGAAGCGCTGAACGAAAAGCACGCGGCGATGATTACCGCGCAGCCGGTGTTCTTCGTCGCCACGGCTGCCGAAGATGCTCGCATCAACCTGAGCCCCAAGGGCTACGACTGCTTCCGCATCCTCTCGCCGACGCGCGTGGCTTATCTCGACCTCGGCGGCTCGGGAAACGAGACCAACGCCCACCTGCTGGCTGATGGGCGCATCACGCTCATGTTCTGCAATTTCCAGCAGCCGGCGCTGATCCTGCGGATTTATGGGCGAGGCGAGCCGGTCGTGCCATGGGATCGCGGTTGGGATGAGTTAGCGGCTCACTTCACCATGCTGCCCGGCACGCGGCAGATCTTCGATATCCAGGTCGAGAGCGTGCAAACCAGCTGCGGTTACGGCGTGCCCATCATGGAGCTTCAGCGCGAACGCCCAACGCTGCTCAAGCATCACGCCCAGGCCGATCCGCGCGAGTGGGCCGGGAAATACCGCACCAGGCGCGAGAGCATCGACGGATTGCCCGCCCGCGCCACCGATCGTTATATTGCCGGCGATCCGGGCACCATTCCCGACTAG